Proteins encoded by one window of Aphidius gifuensis isolate YNYX2018 linkage group LG2, ASM1490517v1, whole genome shotgun sequence:
- the LOC122848949 gene encoding cAMP-specific 3',5'-cyclic phosphodiesterase isoform X13 — protein MQAEQGSIGELRGYHNLRSRRHTLANVRFDVENGGSALDGGVGTGGSASPSAGLVLQALPQRRESFLYRSDSDFEMSPKSMSRNSSIASERFKETEPPIERAHGEDLIVTPFAQILASLRSVRNNFLSLTNVPTNKSRRSSGQHGGNTPQPRIYNPGDESFMKLAVETMEELDWCLDQLETIQTHRSVSDMASLKFKRMLNKELSHFSESSKSGNQISEYICSTFLDKQQELDLPSLRIDEAVASVSDTRTAKKKDRVQRGPAAMSHISGVKRPLTHTNSFTGERVPLYGVETTNETELGTVLSDVDKWGIDIFRISELSNCRPLTCVAYTAFQSRDLLKSLAIQPKTFVTFMMTLEDHYVKDNPFHNSLHAADVTQSTHTLLNTPALESVFTPLEITAALFAATIHDVDHPGLTNQFLINSSSELALMYNDESVLENHHLAVAFKLLQNEGCDIFENMTKKQRQTLRKMVIDMVLSTDMSKHMSLLADLKTMVETKKVAGSGVLLLDNYTDRIQVLENLVHCADLSNPTKPLHLYRKWVGLLMEEFFLQGDREREQNMDISPMCDRHSATIEKSQVGFIDYIVHPLWETWADLVHPDAQDILDTLEENRDWYQSMIPPSPPSDEQQHQRGSDQSDRIHFQVTLEEGDETGENNDNSNEACGDTDDASNDTEM, from the exons TTTTGACGTTGAAAATGGAGGCTCTGCATTGGATGGTGGAGTGGGTACTGGTGGTTCAGCATCACCAAGTGCTGGTCTTGTTTTACAAGCATTACCACAAAGAAGAGAAAGCTTTCTTTATCGTAGTGACAGTGACTTTGAAATGTCACCAAAGTCAATGTCAAGAAATAGTTCAATTGCCAGTGAAag GTTCAAAGAAACCGAGCCGCCAATCGAGCGAGC tCATGGAGAGGATCTTATTGTTACACCATTTGCACAAATACTTGCATCACTTCGTTCagttagaaataattttctatcacTTACAAATGTACCTACGAACAA atCAAGACGAAGTAGTGGACAACATGGTGGTAATACACCACAACCTCGTATATACAATCCTggag atgaaaGTTTCATGAAACTTGCTGTTGAAACAATGGAAGAGCTTGATTGGTGTCTCGACCAACTGGAAACAATTCAAACTCACAGATCAGTCTCAGACATGGCTTCTCTCaag ttTAAGAGAATGTTGAATAAAGAATTATCACATTTTTCCGAGTCTTCCAAGTCTGGTAATCAAATATCTGAATACATTTGCAGTACTTTTCTTG ATAAACAACAAGAACTTGATTTACCATCGTTGAGAATTGATGAGGCTGTTGCATCAGTCAGTGATACAAGAACAGCTAAGAAAAAAGATCGTGTACAACGTGGTCCAGCAGCAATGTCTCATATCAGCGGTGTTAAAAGACCATTAACACATACAAATAGCTTTACTGGTGAACGTGTACCACTTTATGGTGTTGAAACAACAAATGAGACAGAACTTGGCACg GTACTGTCTGATGTTGATAAATGGGGTATTGATATATTCAGAATATCAGAACTAAGTAATTGCAGACCATTAACCTGTGTTGCCTACACTGCATTTCAAAGtcgtgatttattaaaatcactTGCAATACAACCAAAAACCTTTGTCACATTTATGATGACACTTGAAGATCACTATGTCAAGGACAATCCTTTCCATAACAGTCTTCATGCTGCCGACGTAACACAATCAACACATACACTATTAAATACGCCTGCACTTgag tctGTTTTTACACCACTTGAGATTACAGCTGCTTTATTTGCAGCAACAATTCATGATGTTGATCATCCAGGTTTAACAAATCAATTTCTCATTAATTCAA gTTCAGAACTTGCTTTAATGTATAATGATGAATCTGTACTTGAAAATCATCATCTTGCTGTTGCTTTCAAACTGCTACAAAATGAAGGCTGcgatatatttgaaaatatgacTAAAAAACAACGTCAAACACTTAGAAAAATGGTTATTGATATGGTATTATCAACAGATATGTCAAAACATATGTCATTACTTgctgatttaaaaacaatggttgaaacaaaaaaagttgCTGGTTCtggtgtattattattagataattATACTGATAGAATACAAGTATTAGAAAATCTTGTACATTGTGCTGATTTATCAAATCCAACAAAACCATTACATTTATATCGTAAATGGGTTGGTTTATTAATGGAAGAATTTTTCTTACAAGGTGATAGAGAAAGAGAACAAAATATGGATATAAGTCCAATGTGTGATCGTCATAGtgcaacaattgaaaaatcacaagttggttttattgattatattgTACATCCATTATGGGAAACATGGGCTGATTTAGTACATCCAGATGCACAAGATATTCTTGATACACTTGAAGAAAATCGTGATTGGTATCAATCAATGataccaccatcaccaccatctgatgaacaacaacatcaacgtGGTAGTGATCAATCAGATAGAATACATTTTCAAGTAACACTAGAAGAAGGTGATGAAACTGGTGAAAATAATGACAACAGTAATGAAGCTTGTGGTGATACAGATGATGCCTCAAATGACACTGAAATGTGA
- the LOC122848949 gene encoding cAMP-specific 3',5'-cyclic phosphodiesterase, isoforms N/G isoform X10, whose translation MILMMNEFAVILPSEIQTSRLLQRDSGGMRMTIPLTSFRRHSGCVSTLARAKPHPRLLYFALPFDVENGGSALDGGVGTGGSASPSAGLVLQALPQRRESFLYRSDSDFEMSPKSMSRNSSIASESHGEDLIVTPFAQILASLRSVRNNFLSLTNVPTNKSRRSSGQHGGNTPQPRIYNPGDESFMKLAVETMEELDWCLDQLETIQTHRSVSDMASLKFKRMLNKELSHFSESSKSGNQISEYICSTFLDKQQELDLPSLRIDEAVASVSDTRTAKKKDRVQRGPAAMSHISGVKRPLTHTNSFTGERVPLYGVETTNETELGTVLSDVDKWGIDIFRISELSNCRPLTCVAYTAFQSRDLLKSLAIQPKTFVTFMMTLEDHYVKDNPFHNSLHAADVTQSTHTLLNTPALESVFTPLEITAALFAATIHDVDHPGLTNQFLINSSSELALMYNDESVLENHHLAVAFKLLQNEGCDIFENMTKKQRQTLRKMVIDMVLSTDMSKHMSLLADLKTMVETKKVAGSGVLLLDNYTDRIQVLENLVHCADLSNPTKPLHLYRKWVGLLMEEFFLQGDREREQNMDISPMCDRHSATIEKSQVGFIDYIVHPLWETWADLVHPDAQDILDTLEENRDWYQSMIPPSPPSDEQQHQRGSDQSDRIHFQVTLEEGDETGENNDNSNEACGDTDDASNDTEM comes from the exons atgatattaatgatgaaCGAGTTTGCTGTTATTTTACCGAGTGAAATTCAAACTTCGCGTTTGCTACAAAGAGATTCAGGTGGTATGAGAATGACAATACCTTTGACCTCTTTTAGACGACACAGTGGATGTGTATCAACTTTGGCACGGGCTAAGCCACACCCGAGACTACTTTACTTTGCTCTTCc TTTTGACGTTGAAAATGGAGGCTCTGCATTGGATGGTGGAGTGGGTACTGGTGGTTCAGCATCACCAAGTGCTGGTCTTGTTTTACAAGCATTACCACAAAGAAGAGAAAGCTTTCTTTATCGTAGTGACAGTGACTTTGAAATGTCACCAAAGTCAATGTCAAGAAATAGTTCAATTGCCAGTGAAag tCATGGAGAGGATCTTATTGTTACACCATTTGCACAAATACTTGCATCACTTCGTTCagttagaaataattttctatcacTTACAAATGTACCTACGAACAA atCAAGACGAAGTAGTGGACAACATGGTGGTAATACACCACAACCTCGTATATACAATCCTggag atgaaaGTTTCATGAAACTTGCTGTTGAAACAATGGAAGAGCTTGATTGGTGTCTCGACCAACTGGAAACAATTCAAACTCACAGATCAGTCTCAGACATGGCTTCTCTCaag ttTAAGAGAATGTTGAATAAAGAATTATCACATTTTTCCGAGTCTTCCAAGTCTGGTAATCAAATATCTGAATACATTTGCAGTACTTTTCTTG ATAAACAACAAGAACTTGATTTACCATCGTTGAGAATTGATGAGGCTGTTGCATCAGTCAGTGATACAAGAACAGCTAAGAAAAAAGATCGTGTACAACGTGGTCCAGCAGCAATGTCTCATATCAGCGGTGTTAAAAGACCATTAACACATACAAATAGCTTTACTGGTGAACGTGTACCACTTTATGGTGTTGAAACAACAAATGAGACAGAACTTGGCACg GTACTGTCTGATGTTGATAAATGGGGTATTGATATATTCAGAATATCAGAACTAAGTAATTGCAGACCATTAACCTGTGTTGCCTACACTGCATTTCAAAGtcgtgatttattaaaatcactTGCAATACAACCAAAAACCTTTGTCACATTTATGATGACACTTGAAGATCACTATGTCAAGGACAATCCTTTCCATAACAGTCTTCATGCTGCCGACGTAACACAATCAACACATACACTATTAAATACGCCTGCACTTgag tctGTTTTTACACCACTTGAGATTACAGCTGCTTTATTTGCAGCAACAATTCATGATGTTGATCATCCAGGTTTAACAAATCAATTTCTCATTAATTCAA gTTCAGAACTTGCTTTAATGTATAATGATGAATCTGTACTTGAAAATCATCATCTTGCTGTTGCTTTCAAACTGCTACAAAATGAAGGCTGcgatatatttgaaaatatgacTAAAAAACAACGTCAAACACTTAGAAAAATGGTTATTGATATGGTATTATCAACAGATATGTCAAAACATATGTCATTACTTgctgatttaaaaacaatggttgaaacaaaaaaagttgCTGGTTCtggtgtattattattagataattATACTGATAGAATACAAGTATTAGAAAATCTTGTACATTGTGCTGATTTATCAAATCCAACAAAACCATTACATTTATATCGTAAATGGGTTGGTTTATTAATGGAAGAATTTTTCTTACAAGGTGATAGAGAAAGAGAACAAAATATGGATATAAGTCCAATGTGTGATCGTCATAGtgcaacaattgaaaaatcacaagttggttttattgattatattgTACATCCATTATGGGAAACATGGGCTGATTTAGTACATCCAGATGCACAAGATATTCTTGATACACTTGAAGAAAATCGTGATTGGTATCAATCAATGataccaccatcaccaccatctgatgaacaacaacatcaacgtGGTAGTGATCAATCAGATAGAATACATTTTCAAGTAACACTAGAAGAAGGTGATGAAACTGGTGAAAATAATGACAACAGTAATGAAGCTTGTGGTGATACAGATGATGCCTCAAATGACACTGAAATGTGA
- the LOC122848949 gene encoding cAMP-specific 3',5'-cyclic phosphodiesterase, isoforms N/G isoform X8 translates to MILMMNEFAVILPSEIQTSRLLQRDSGGMRMTIPLTSFRRHSGCVSTLARAKPHPRLLYFALPFDVENGGSALDGGVGTGGSASPSAGLVLQALPQRRESFLYRSDSDFEMSPKSMSRNSSIASERIFSDQYSHGEDLIVTPFAQILASLRSVRNNFLSLTNVPTNKSRRSSGQHGGNTPQPRIYNPGDESFMKLAVETMEELDWCLDQLETIQTHRSVSDMASLKFKRMLNKELSHFSESSKSGNQISEYICSTFLDKQQELDLPSLRIDEAVASVSDTRTAKKKDRVQRGPAAMSHISGVKRPLTHTNSFTGERVPLYGVETTNETELGTVLSDVDKWGIDIFRISELSNCRPLTCVAYTAFQSRDLLKSLAIQPKTFVTFMMTLEDHYVKDNPFHNSLHAADVTQSTHTLLNTPALESVFTPLEITAALFAATIHDVDHPGLTNQFLINSSSELALMYNDESVLENHHLAVAFKLLQNEGCDIFENMTKKQRQTLRKMVIDMVLSTDMSKHMSLLADLKTMVETKKVAGSGVLLLDNYTDRIQVLENLVHCADLSNPTKPLHLYRKWVGLLMEEFFLQGDREREQNMDISPMCDRHSATIEKSQVGFIDYIVHPLWETWADLVHPDAQDILDTLEENRDWYQSMIPPSPPSDEQQHQRGSDQSDRIHFQVTLEEGDETGENNDNSNEACGDTDDASNDTEM, encoded by the exons atgatattaatgatgaaCGAGTTTGCTGTTATTTTACCGAGTGAAATTCAAACTTCGCGTTTGCTACAAAGAGATTCAGGTGGTATGAGAATGACAATACCTTTGACCTCTTTTAGACGACACAGTGGATGTGTATCAACTTTGGCACGGGCTAAGCCACACCCGAGACTACTTTACTTTGCTCTTCc TTTTGACGTTGAAAATGGAGGCTCTGCATTGGATGGTGGAGTGGGTACTGGTGGTTCAGCATCACCAAGTGCTGGTCTTGTTTTACAAGCATTACCACAAAGAAGAGAAAGCTTTCTTTATCGTAGTGACAGTGACTTTGAAATGTCACCAAAGTCAATGTCAAGAAATAGTTCAATTGCCAGTGAAag gATTTTTTCTGATCAGTATAG tCATGGAGAGGATCTTATTGTTACACCATTTGCACAAATACTTGCATCACTTCGTTCagttagaaataattttctatcacTTACAAATGTACCTACGAACAA atCAAGACGAAGTAGTGGACAACATGGTGGTAATACACCACAACCTCGTATATACAATCCTggag atgaaaGTTTCATGAAACTTGCTGTTGAAACAATGGAAGAGCTTGATTGGTGTCTCGACCAACTGGAAACAATTCAAACTCACAGATCAGTCTCAGACATGGCTTCTCTCaag ttTAAGAGAATGTTGAATAAAGAATTATCACATTTTTCCGAGTCTTCCAAGTCTGGTAATCAAATATCTGAATACATTTGCAGTACTTTTCTTG ATAAACAACAAGAACTTGATTTACCATCGTTGAGAATTGATGAGGCTGTTGCATCAGTCAGTGATACAAGAACAGCTAAGAAAAAAGATCGTGTACAACGTGGTCCAGCAGCAATGTCTCATATCAGCGGTGTTAAAAGACCATTAACACATACAAATAGCTTTACTGGTGAACGTGTACCACTTTATGGTGTTGAAACAACAAATGAGACAGAACTTGGCACg GTACTGTCTGATGTTGATAAATGGGGTATTGATATATTCAGAATATCAGAACTAAGTAATTGCAGACCATTAACCTGTGTTGCCTACACTGCATTTCAAAGtcgtgatttattaaaatcactTGCAATACAACCAAAAACCTTTGTCACATTTATGATGACACTTGAAGATCACTATGTCAAGGACAATCCTTTCCATAACAGTCTTCATGCTGCCGACGTAACACAATCAACACATACACTATTAAATACGCCTGCACTTgag tctGTTTTTACACCACTTGAGATTACAGCTGCTTTATTTGCAGCAACAATTCATGATGTTGATCATCCAGGTTTAACAAATCAATTTCTCATTAATTCAA gTTCAGAACTTGCTTTAATGTATAATGATGAATCTGTACTTGAAAATCATCATCTTGCTGTTGCTTTCAAACTGCTACAAAATGAAGGCTGcgatatatttgaaaatatgacTAAAAAACAACGTCAAACACTTAGAAAAATGGTTATTGATATGGTATTATCAACAGATATGTCAAAACATATGTCATTACTTgctgatttaaaaacaatggttgaaacaaaaaaagttgCTGGTTCtggtgtattattattagataattATACTGATAGAATACAAGTATTAGAAAATCTTGTACATTGTGCTGATTTATCAAATCCAACAAAACCATTACATTTATATCGTAAATGGGTTGGTTTATTAATGGAAGAATTTTTCTTACAAGGTGATAGAGAAAGAGAACAAAATATGGATATAAGTCCAATGTGTGATCGTCATAGtgcaacaattgaaaaatcacaagttggttttattgattatattgTACATCCATTATGGGAAACATGGGCTGATTTAGTACATCCAGATGCACAAGATATTCTTGATACACTTGAAGAAAATCGTGATTGGTATCAATCAATGataccaccatcaccaccatctgatgaacaacaacatcaacgtGGTAGTGATCAATCAGATAGAATACATTTTCAAGTAACACTAGAAGAAGGTGATGAAACTGGTGAAAATAATGACAACAGTAATGAAGCTTGTGGTGATACAGATGATGCCTCAAATGACACTGAAATGTGA
- the LOC122848949 gene encoding cAMP-specific 3',5'-cyclic phosphodiesterase isoform X7: MILMMNEFAVILPSEIQTSRLLQRDSGGMRMTIPLTSFRRHSGCVSTLARAKPHPRLLYFALPFDVENGGSALDGGVGTGGSASPSAGLVLQALPQRRESFLYRSDSDFEMSPKSMSRNSSIASERFKETEPPIERAHGEDLIVTPFAQILASLRSVRNNFLSLTNVPTNKSRRSSGQHGGNTPQPRIYNPGDESFMKLAVETMEELDWCLDQLETIQTHRSVSDMASLKFKRMLNKELSHFSESSKSGNQISEYICSTFLDKQQELDLPSLRIDEAVASVSDTRTAKKKDRVQRGPAAMSHISGVKRPLTHTNSFTGERVPLYGVETTNETELGTVLSDVDKWGIDIFRISELSNCRPLTCVAYTAFQSRDLLKSLAIQPKTFVTFMMTLEDHYVKDNPFHNSLHAADVTQSTHTLLNTPALESVFTPLEITAALFAATIHDVDHPGLTNQFLINSSSELALMYNDESVLENHHLAVAFKLLQNEGCDIFENMTKKQRQTLRKMVIDMVLSTDMSKHMSLLADLKTMVETKKVAGSGVLLLDNYTDRIQVLENLVHCADLSNPTKPLHLYRKWVGLLMEEFFLQGDREREQNMDISPMCDRHSATIEKSQVGFIDYIVHPLWETWADLVHPDAQDILDTLEENRDWYQSMIPPSPPSDEQQHQRGSDQSDRIHFQVTLEEGDETGENNDNSNEACGDTDDASNDTEM; encoded by the exons atgatattaatgatgaaCGAGTTTGCTGTTATTTTACCGAGTGAAATTCAAACTTCGCGTTTGCTACAAAGAGATTCAGGTGGTATGAGAATGACAATACCTTTGACCTCTTTTAGACGACACAGTGGATGTGTATCAACTTTGGCACGGGCTAAGCCACACCCGAGACTACTTTACTTTGCTCTTCc TTTTGACGTTGAAAATGGAGGCTCTGCATTGGATGGTGGAGTGGGTACTGGTGGTTCAGCATCACCAAGTGCTGGTCTTGTTTTACAAGCATTACCACAAAGAAGAGAAAGCTTTCTTTATCGTAGTGACAGTGACTTTGAAATGTCACCAAAGTCAATGTCAAGAAATAGTTCAATTGCCAGTGAAag GTTCAAAGAAACCGAGCCGCCAATCGAGCGAGC tCATGGAGAGGATCTTATTGTTACACCATTTGCACAAATACTTGCATCACTTCGTTCagttagaaataattttctatcacTTACAAATGTACCTACGAACAA atCAAGACGAAGTAGTGGACAACATGGTGGTAATACACCACAACCTCGTATATACAATCCTggag atgaaaGTTTCATGAAACTTGCTGTTGAAACAATGGAAGAGCTTGATTGGTGTCTCGACCAACTGGAAACAATTCAAACTCACAGATCAGTCTCAGACATGGCTTCTCTCaag ttTAAGAGAATGTTGAATAAAGAATTATCACATTTTTCCGAGTCTTCCAAGTCTGGTAATCAAATATCTGAATACATTTGCAGTACTTTTCTTG ATAAACAACAAGAACTTGATTTACCATCGTTGAGAATTGATGAGGCTGTTGCATCAGTCAGTGATACAAGAACAGCTAAGAAAAAAGATCGTGTACAACGTGGTCCAGCAGCAATGTCTCATATCAGCGGTGTTAAAAGACCATTAACACATACAAATAGCTTTACTGGTGAACGTGTACCACTTTATGGTGTTGAAACAACAAATGAGACAGAACTTGGCACg GTACTGTCTGATGTTGATAAATGGGGTATTGATATATTCAGAATATCAGAACTAAGTAATTGCAGACCATTAACCTGTGTTGCCTACACTGCATTTCAAAGtcgtgatttattaaaatcactTGCAATACAACCAAAAACCTTTGTCACATTTATGATGACACTTGAAGATCACTATGTCAAGGACAATCCTTTCCATAACAGTCTTCATGCTGCCGACGTAACACAATCAACACATACACTATTAAATACGCCTGCACTTgag tctGTTTTTACACCACTTGAGATTACAGCTGCTTTATTTGCAGCAACAATTCATGATGTTGATCATCCAGGTTTAACAAATCAATTTCTCATTAATTCAA gTTCAGAACTTGCTTTAATGTATAATGATGAATCTGTACTTGAAAATCATCATCTTGCTGTTGCTTTCAAACTGCTACAAAATGAAGGCTGcgatatatttgaaaatatgacTAAAAAACAACGTCAAACACTTAGAAAAATGGTTATTGATATGGTATTATCAACAGATATGTCAAAACATATGTCATTACTTgctgatttaaaaacaatggttgaaacaaaaaaagttgCTGGTTCtggtgtattattattagataattATACTGATAGAATACAAGTATTAGAAAATCTTGTACATTGTGCTGATTTATCAAATCCAACAAAACCATTACATTTATATCGTAAATGGGTTGGTTTATTAATGGAAGAATTTTTCTTACAAGGTGATAGAGAAAGAGAACAAAATATGGATATAAGTCCAATGTGTGATCGTCATAGtgcaacaattgaaaaatcacaagttggttttattgattatattgTACATCCATTATGGGAAACATGGGCTGATTTAGTACATCCAGATGCACAAGATATTCTTGATACACTTGAAGAAAATCGTGATTGGTATCAATCAATGataccaccatcaccaccatctgatgaacaacaacatcaacgtGGTAGTGATCAATCAGATAGAATACATTTTCAAGTAACACTAGAAGAAGGTGATGAAACTGGTGAAAATAATGACAACAGTAATGAAGCTTGTGGTGATACAGATGATGCCTCAAATGACACTGAAATGTGA
- the LOC122848949 gene encoding cAMP-specific 3',5'-cyclic phosphodiesterase isoform X6 → MILMMNEFAVILPSEIQTSRLLQRDSGGMRMTIPLTSFRRHSGCVSTLARAKPHPRLLYFALPFDVENGGSALDGGVGTGGSASPSAGLVLQALPQRRESFLYRSDSDFEMSPKSMSRNSSIASERFKETEPPIERAIFSDQYSHGEDLIVTPFAQILASLRSVRNNFLSLTNVPTNKSRRSSGQHGGNTPQPRIYNPGDESFMKLAVETMEELDWCLDQLETIQTHRSVSDMASLKFKRMLNKELSHFSESSKSGNQISEYICSTFLDKQQELDLPSLRIDEAVASVSDTRTAKKKDRVQRGPAAMSHISGVKRPLTHTNSFTGERVPLYGVETTNETELGTVLSDVDKWGIDIFRISELSNCRPLTCVAYTAFQSRDLLKSLAIQPKTFVTFMMTLEDHYVKDNPFHNSLHAADVTQSTHTLLNTPALESVFTPLEITAALFAATIHDVDHPGLTNQFLINSSSELALMYNDESVLENHHLAVAFKLLQNEGCDIFENMTKKQRQTLRKMVIDMVLSTDMSKHMSLLADLKTMVETKKVAGSGVLLLDNYTDRIQVLENLVHCADLSNPTKPLHLYRKWVGLLMEEFFLQGDREREQNMDISPMCDRHSATIEKSQVGFIDYIVHPLWETWADLVHPDAQDILDTLEENRDWYQSMIPPSPPSDEQQHQRGSDQSDRIHFQVTLEEGDETGENNDNSNEACGDTDDASNDTEM, encoded by the exons atgatattaatgatgaaCGAGTTTGCTGTTATTTTACCGAGTGAAATTCAAACTTCGCGTTTGCTACAAAGAGATTCAGGTGGTATGAGAATGACAATACCTTTGACCTCTTTTAGACGACACAGTGGATGTGTATCAACTTTGGCACGGGCTAAGCCACACCCGAGACTACTTTACTTTGCTCTTCc TTTTGACGTTGAAAATGGAGGCTCTGCATTGGATGGTGGAGTGGGTACTGGTGGTTCAGCATCACCAAGTGCTGGTCTTGTTTTACAAGCATTACCACAAAGAAGAGAAAGCTTTCTTTATCGTAGTGACAGTGACTTTGAAATGTCACCAAAGTCAATGTCAAGAAATAGTTCAATTGCCAGTGAAag GTTCAAAGAAACCGAGCCGCCAATCGAGCGAGC gATTTTTTCTGATCAGTATAG tCATGGAGAGGATCTTATTGTTACACCATTTGCACAAATACTTGCATCACTTCGTTCagttagaaataattttctatcacTTACAAATGTACCTACGAACAA atCAAGACGAAGTAGTGGACAACATGGTGGTAATACACCACAACCTCGTATATACAATCCTggag atgaaaGTTTCATGAAACTTGCTGTTGAAACAATGGAAGAGCTTGATTGGTGTCTCGACCAACTGGAAACAATTCAAACTCACAGATCAGTCTCAGACATGGCTTCTCTCaag ttTAAGAGAATGTTGAATAAAGAATTATCACATTTTTCCGAGTCTTCCAAGTCTGGTAATCAAATATCTGAATACATTTGCAGTACTTTTCTTG ATAAACAACAAGAACTTGATTTACCATCGTTGAGAATTGATGAGGCTGTTGCATCAGTCAGTGATACAAGAACAGCTAAGAAAAAAGATCGTGTACAACGTGGTCCAGCAGCAATGTCTCATATCAGCGGTGTTAAAAGACCATTAACACATACAAATAGCTTTACTGGTGAACGTGTACCACTTTATGGTGTTGAAACAACAAATGAGACAGAACTTGGCACg GTACTGTCTGATGTTGATAAATGGGGTATTGATATATTCAGAATATCAGAACTAAGTAATTGCAGACCATTAACCTGTGTTGCCTACACTGCATTTCAAAGtcgtgatttattaaaatcactTGCAATACAACCAAAAACCTTTGTCACATTTATGATGACACTTGAAGATCACTATGTCAAGGACAATCCTTTCCATAACAGTCTTCATGCTGCCGACGTAACACAATCAACACATACACTATTAAATACGCCTGCACTTgag tctGTTTTTACACCACTTGAGATTACAGCTGCTTTATTTGCAGCAACAATTCATGATGTTGATCATCCAGGTTTAACAAATCAATTTCTCATTAATTCAA gTTCAGAACTTGCTTTAATGTATAATGATGAATCTGTACTTGAAAATCATCATCTTGCTGTTGCTTTCAAACTGCTACAAAATGAAGGCTGcgatatatttgaaaatatgacTAAAAAACAACGTCAAACACTTAGAAAAATGGTTATTGATATGGTATTATCAACAGATATGTCAAAACATATGTCATTACTTgctgatttaaaaacaatggttgaaacaaaaaaagttgCTGGTTCtggtgtattattattagataattATACTGATAGAATACAAGTATTAGAAAATCTTGTACATTGTGCTGATTTATCAAATCCAACAAAACCATTACATTTATATCGTAAATGGGTTGGTTTATTAATGGAAGAATTTTTCTTACAAGGTGATAGAGAAAGAGAACAAAATATGGATATAAGTCCAATGTGTGATCGTCATAGtgcaacaattgaaaaatcacaagttggttttattgattatattgTACATCCATTATGGGAAACATGGGCTGATTTAGTACATCCAGATGCACAAGATATTCTTGATACACTTGAAGAAAATCGTGATTGGTATCAATCAATGataccaccatcaccaccatctgatgaacaacaacatcaacgtGGTAGTGATCAATCAGATAGAATACATTTTCAAGTAACACTAGAAGAAGGTGATGAAACTGGTGAAAATAATGACAACAGTAATGAAGCTTGTGGTGATACAGATGATGCCTCAAATGACACTGAAATGTGA